A single region of the Bacteroidales bacterium genome encodes:
- a CDS encoding Gfo/Idh/MocA family oxidoreductase, producing the protein MPTTKNFALIGAAGYIAPRHMAAIQETGNKLVAALDKFDCVGIMDRFFPNANFFTEPERFDRHLDKLRRLNQGRDVDYVSICSPNYLHDSHIRLALRNQAHAICEKPIVLNPWNFDGLEAIEKETNKNIYTIFQLRLHPSVIELKKKIENGPKDKIYDIDLSYITSRGKWYDVSWKGDISKSGGVTTNIGVHFFDMLAFVFGKVKHTEVHVLQHNKAAGLLELERARVRWFLSIDSNDIPPERRAQGQSTFRSILMEGENFEFSGGFTDLHTVSYREILAGRGFRIQEGRQSIETVYNIRNSEPIGLKGDYHPILKHLHL; encoded by the coding sequence ATGCCCACTACTAAAAATTTTGCTCTGATTGGTGCTGCGGGATACATTGCTCCTCGTCATATGGCAGCTATTCAAGAAACCGGAAATAAGTTAGTTGCTGCTCTCGATAAATTTGACTGTGTTGGGATTATGGATCGTTTTTTTCCAAATGCCAATTTCTTTACCGAACCCGAACGTTTCGACAGACATTTAGATAAACTCAGAAGACTAAATCAAGGTCGCGATGTTGATTATGTCAGTATCTGCTCCCCAAATTATCTCCACGATTCTCATATCCGACTTGCACTTCGTAACCAAGCTCATGCAATTTGCGAAAAACCAATTGTATTAAATCCCTGGAATTTTGACGGATTAGAAGCTATCGAAAAAGAAACAAATAAAAATATCTATACTATCTTTCAACTACGCTTACATCCTTCGGTAATTGAGTTGAAGAAAAAAATCGAAAACGGACCAAAAGATAAGATTTACGATATTGATTTAAGCTATATTACCTCTCGTGGAAAATGGTATGATGTAAGTTGGAAAGGTGATATTTCTAAGTCAGGAGGAGTAACAACAAATATTGGCGTTCATTTCTTTGATATGCTTGCCTTTGTTTTTGGAAAGGTAAAGCACACAGAAGTCCATGTTTTACAACACAATAAAGCCGCCGGACTTTTAGAACTTGAACGGGCTCGAGTTCGTTGGTTTTTAAGTATTGACAGCAATGATATCCCTCCGGAAAGAAGAGCTCAAGGGCAAAGTACTTTTCGTTCTATTTTAATGGAAGGAGAAAATTTTGAATTTAGTGGTGGTTTTACCGACTTACACACTGTCAGTTACAGAGAAATTTTAGCTGGTAGAGGTTTCCGTATTCAAGAAGGTCGACAAAGTATTGAAACAGTTTATAATATCCGCAATAGCGAACCTATTGGATTAAAAGGAGATTACCACCCTATTCTTAAACATCTTCATTTATAA
- a CDS encoding UpxY family transcription antiterminator produces the protein MTFQATYNWYALYTKSRAEKAVFDRLIEQNIEVYLPLQRKLRRWSDRKKWVEVPYINSYVFVNVSEKEYYNVLNTQGAVRYITFEGKAAPIPDWQIEAMKKIIDSDQMFHFSSQRFRKGEKILIEEGALAGYSGEVIHDSDGKKKILIRIDQIGYSLVVEMDILEIKKVKS, from the coding sequence TTGACCTTTCAAGCAACATATAATTGGTACGCCTTATATACTAAGTCGCGAGCAGAAAAAGCTGTTTTCGACAGGCTTATAGAACAAAATATCGAGGTTTATCTTCCACTTCAAAGAAAATTACGTCGTTGGAGCGATAGGAAAAAATGGGTGGAAGTACCCTATATTAATTCCTATGTTTTTGTTAATGTAAGTGAAAAAGAATATTATAATGTTCTGAATACACAAGGAGCTGTTCGCTATATTACCTTTGAAGGAAAAGCCGCTCCTATCCCCGATTGGCAAATTGAGGCAATGAAAAAAATTATCGATTCCGATCAGATGTTTCATTTCAGTAGTCAACGTTTCCGTAAAGGAGAAAAAATTTTAATCGAAGAAGGAGCATTAGCAGGCTATTCCGGAGAAGTTATCCACGATAGTGACGGAAAGAAAAAAATCTTAATTCGTATCGATCAAATTGGTTATTCTTTGGTTGTTGAAATGGATATTTTGGAAATAAAAAAGGTGAAATCTTAA
- a CDS encoding thioesterase family protein — protein MELQIGLKAEFEIIVSPKDTAAQYGSGSLNVFATPAMIALMEKTAMLCISKQLKEGQNSVGTEINVKHIKATPIGEAVLCIAKLIEIDRAKLTFSVEAFDNEGIIGLGTHKRFLIDEEQFMAKVSR, from the coding sequence ATGGAACTTCAAATTGGCTTAAAAGCCGAATTCGAAATTATTGTTAGTCCTAAAGATACCGCTGCCCAATACGGTTCAGGAAGCCTAAACGTTTTTGCCACACCGGCAATGATAGCACTGATGGAAAAAACAGCAATGCTTTGTATTTCCAAGCAGCTCAAAGAAGGTCAAAATAGTGTTGGTACGGAAATTAATGTAAAGCACATCAAAGCAACTCCCATTGGCGAAGCCGTTCTTTGTATTGCAAAACTTATTGAAATTGACCGCGCTAAATTAACTTTCAGCGTCGAAGCTTTTGATAATGAAGGGATTATTGGACTTGGAACCCATAAACGCTTTTTAATTGACGAAGAACAATTTATGGCTAAAGTTAGTCGCTAA
- a CDS encoding insulinase family protein — protein sequence MINYKKFTLSNGLTLLVHKDESTPIVAVNILYKVGSRNESPDKTGFAHLFEHLMFGGSVNIPDYDKPLEKAGGENNAFTNSDITNYYITLPKENLETAFWLESDRMLNLAFSEKSLEVQRQVVIEEFKQSYLNQPYGDVWMLLKPLAYKQHSYQWNTIGKEIKHIEDAKMEDVKAFYKKHYNPNNAILVVAGNVEADEILALTKKWFGDIPSGDSLNNELVQEPEQKEARFQEVYRDVPIDALYKVFHMDKRGSKDYYSADLLSDVLSNGNSSRLYRKLIKEEGIFSELDAYITGDFDPGLFVFNGKPAEGISLEEADKRLTKEIELIKSETVSDFELQKVKNKLEASRTFSETSILNNAINLAIAESLGDADTVNLEEEIYNKISVDEIQQIAQKIFQTKNSSTLYYRSNQKNDATK from the coding sequence ATGATCAATTATAAAAAATTCACACTCTCAAACGGATTAACATTATTAGTCCATAAAGATGAGTCGACACCCATAGTAGCCGTTAATATTTTGTATAAAGTTGGATCGAGAAATGAATCTCCCGATAAAACAGGATTTGCTCATTTGTTTGAGCATTTAATGTTTGGCGGATCTGTTAATATTCCTGATTATGATAAGCCTCTCGAAAAAGCCGGAGGCGAAAATAACGCCTTTACAAATAGCGATATCACAAACTATTATATTACGCTTCCAAAAGAAAATTTAGAAACGGCTTTTTGGTTAGAATCCGATCGTATGCTGAACCTTGCTTTTTCAGAAAAGAGCTTAGAAGTACAGCGACAGGTTGTTATTGAAGAGTTTAAACAATCTTATTTAAATCAGCCTTATGGCGATGTGTGGATGCTTTTAAAACCTTTAGCTTACAAACAACATTCTTATCAATGGAATACCATTGGGAAAGAAATTAAGCATATTGAAGATGCTAAAATGGAAGATGTAAAAGCTTTTTACAAAAAACATTATAATCCAAACAATGCTATTTTAGTTGTGGCAGGAAATGTTGAAGCCGATGAAATTTTAGCACTTACCAAAAAGTGGTTTGGAGACATTCCTTCAGGAGATTCTTTAAACAACGAATTGGTTCAAGAGCCCGAACAAAAAGAGGCGCGTTTTCAAGAAGTTTATCGCGATGTTCCTATTGATGCACTCTATAAAGTATTCCATATGGATAAACGCGGCAGCAAAGATTATTATTCGGCTGATTTACTTTCCGATGTTTTATCTAATGGAAATTCTTCACGACTTTACCGTAAGCTCATCAAAGAAGAGGGGATTTTCTCTGAATTGGATGCCTATATTACAGGTGATTTCGATCCTGGTCTTTTTGTTTTTAATGGTAAACCTGCCGAGGGTATTTCCTTAGAAGAAGCAGACAAAAGACTAACAAAAGAAATAGAACTGATAAAGAGCGAAACTGTTTCAGACTTTGAATTACAGAAAGTAAAAAACAAATTGGAAGCAAGTCGTACTTTTAGCGAAACCAGTATATTAAATAATGCTATTAATTTGGCTATCGCCGAAAGTTTAGGTGATGCTGATACTGTAAATTTAGAAGAGGAAATCTACAATAAAATTAGTGTAGATGAAATTCAGCAAATAGCACAAAAAATATTTCAAACAAAAAATTCTTCTACTTTGTATTACCGCTCAAATCAAAAAAATGATGCAACTAAATAG
- a CDS encoding insulinase family protein: MMQLNRIDSPQIQIVKEITLPTIDKSNLSNGIPVFSINAGTQEVVKIQLVFKAGTWFQSQALEAFFTGQMLNEGSENYTAVEIAEKLDNYGAFVNKKINRDNACIDIFTLNKHLKSVLTLVADMIKNPLFSKTELNRLCDQEKQEFIVRNQKVTHIAQKQFTALLFGNKHPYGASAKVEDYDKITPSLLKNFHQNHYGSGNCKIFISGKINDLTINLVNQFFGQEQWGVDKTVPIPAFTASSSSNLHHFTPKENVLQSAIRMGKRTIGRKHADYFSLSVVSTLFGGYFGSRLMSNIREDKGYTYGIYAGVSPKLHDSSFTISSEVGADVAQKALDEIRFELKRLRTEKVKDEELSLVKNYMSGTFLRTLNGPFALGEVIKSLYEYNLPEDFYQHYLNQIHKVSTDDVNTIANKYLHEDEMIELVVGRK; the protein is encoded by the coding sequence ATGATGCAACTAAATAGAATCGACTCCCCACAAATTCAAATAGTTAAAGAAATAACTTTGCCCACTATCGATAAATCAAATCTATCAAATGGCATTCCTGTTTTTTCCATCAATGCCGGAACACAGGAAGTTGTAAAAATACAATTAGTCTTTAAAGCCGGCACTTGGTTTCAGTCACAAGCTCTTGAAGCCTTTTTTACGGGACAAATGCTCAACGAAGGAAGCGAGAATTATACCGCAGTTGAAATTGCTGAAAAACTTGATAATTACGGTGCTTTTGTAAACAAAAAAATAAATAGGGATAATGCCTGCATAGATATTTTCACTCTCAACAAACACTTAAAGTCTGTTTTAACTTTAGTTGCGGATATGATAAAAAATCCACTATTTAGCAAAACGGAATTAAACCGTTTATGTGATCAGGAAAAACAAGAGTTTATTGTTCGCAACCAAAAGGTAACACATATTGCTCAAAAACAATTTACAGCTTTACTTTTTGGGAATAAGCATCCTTATGGAGCTTCAGCAAAGGTTGAAGATTACGATAAAATTACACCTTCGCTATTAAAAAACTTCCATCAAAATCACTACGGTAGTGGAAATTGCAAAATTTTTATCTCCGGAAAAATAAATGATTTAACAATAAATCTTGTTAATCAGTTTTTCGGTCAAGAACAATGGGGTGTAGATAAAACCGTTCCTATACCTGCTTTCACCGCTTCTTCAAGCTCAAACTTACACCACTTTACTCCCAAAGAAAATGTACTTCAATCGGCTATCAGAATGGGCAAAAGAACTATCGGAAGAAAGCATGCCGACTATTTTTCTCTAAGTGTAGTGTCAACATTATTTGGCGGCTATTTTGGTTCACGACTAATGAGCAATATCAGAGAAGACAAAGGCTATACCTACGGCATTTATGCAGGAGTAAGTCCAAAATTACACGACAGCTCGTTTACAATTAGTAGTGAAGTTGGTGCCGATGTGGCACAAAAAGCCTTAGATGAAATTCGTTTTGAGTTGAAACGATTAAGAACAGAAAAAGTCAAAGACGAAGAGCTAAGCTTAGTGAAAAATTATATGTCGGGGACTTTTTTACGCACATTAAACGGACCTTTTGCTTTGGGCGAAGTCATAAAATCTCTTTACGAATATAATCTGCCCGAAGATTTTTACCAACACTATTTAAATCAAATTCATAAAGTTAGTACTGATGATGTAAATACTATTGCTAATAAATATTTACACGAAGACGAAATGATAGAATTGGTTGTGGGGAGAAAGTAA
- a CDS encoding serine hydroxymethyltransferase: protein MIRDKEIFDLINKEKDRQMHGIELIASENFVSDEVMQAMGSVLTNKYAEGYPGKRYYGGCEVVDQTEQIAIDRAKELFACDYANVQPHSGAQANMAVMLACLNAGDTFMGLDLSHGGHLSHGSAVNSSGILYNAISYEVKEETGEVDYDMMEAKALEMKPKLIIAGASAYSRDWDYERMREIADKIGAILFADISHPSGLIAKGLLNDPIPHCHIVTTTTHKTLRGPRGGLILMGEDFENPWGKKTPKGVTKMMSALLNSAVFPGIQGGPLEHIIAAKAVAFGEALTDNYMEYILQVQRNAKAMADAFMDKGYHVISDGTDNHLMLIDLRSKFPEITGKVVENTLVKADITVNKNMVPFDSRSPFQTSGLRVGTPAITTRGLKEEQMPIIVDLIDEVISNVENEDVLVSVKKRVNELMKDFPLFKW, encoded by the coding sequence ATGATACGAGATAAAGAAATATTTGACCTGATTAACAAAGAAAAAGATCGCCAAATGCACGGCATTGAGCTTATCGCTTCAGAGAATTTTGTAAGTGACGAAGTAATGCAAGCTATGGGTTCTGTTTTAACCAACAAATACGCAGAAGGCTATCCCGGAAAACGTTATTACGGAGGTTGCGAAGTAGTTGATCAAACCGAACAAATTGCTATTGACAGAGCTAAAGAATTATTTGCTTGCGACTATGCGAATGTTCAGCCACACTCTGGTGCTCAAGCAAATATGGCGGTAATGTTGGCCTGTTTAAATGCTGGCGATACCTTTATGGGTCTTGATCTTTCACACGGCGGACACCTTTCGCACGGCAGTGCTGTTAATTCTTCAGGGATTTTATATAATGCCATTTCTTATGAAGTAAAAGAAGAAACCGGTGAAGTAGATTATGATATGATGGAAGCTAAAGCTTTAGAAATGAAACCGAAGCTAATTATTGCAGGTGCTTCTGCTTATTCACGAGATTGGGATTATGAACGTATGCGCGAGATTGCAGATAAAATTGGAGCTATTCTTTTTGCCGACATTTCTCATCCTTCCGGATTAATTGCTAAAGGCCTTTTGAACGATCCAATTCCACATTGTCATATTGTTACAACAACTACTCATAAAACTCTACGCGGTCCACGTGGTGGTTTAATTCTAATGGGCGAAGACTTTGAAAATCCTTGGGGAAAGAAAACACCCAAAGGAGTAACCAAAATGATGTCTGCACTATTAAATTCAGCCGTATTTCCCGGCATTCAGGGCGGTCCTTTAGAGCATATTATTGCAGCTAAAGCAGTTGCTTTTGGCGAAGCTTTAACAGACAACTATATGGAATACATCCTTCAGGTACAAAGAAATGCTAAAGCGATGGCCGATGCTTTTATGGACAAAGGATATCATGTAATTTCTGATGGTACCGATAATCATTTAATGTTAATCGACCTACGTTCAAAATTCCCCGAGATTACAGGAAAAGTAGTGGAAAACACTTTGGTAAAAGCCGATATTACCGTAAATAAAAATATGGTTCCTTTTGATAGTCGTTCTCCATTCCAAACTTCCGGTTTGCGTGTGGGAACTCCCGCTATTACTACTCGCGGATTGAAAGAAGAGCAAATGCCAATCATTGTTGATTTAATTGATGAAGTAATTTCTAAT